One Nicotiana tomentosiformis chromosome 4, ASM39032v3, whole genome shotgun sequence genomic window carries:
- the LOC138910577 gene encoding uncharacterized protein: MPFLEEWNIKRKYTSVVLSLHFFLTNIPFCDAVVPWMPGLSKDVVLRPPSGKEETSALVPKPVKDHKRKRASTSEDPQPKTRAARKPRKNIIFLTEESVRCLRDKEEEEEEEEEEEEEEEEEEEKKNDGSILVTRAKKTIDAPKVAGSIVVYEAPPRTGGISEKDSGRVPESLEVEDASHRIQQTASVVHREECSRSRAELSRYEAGLRRVTKEKNALKLFCGSEANILILQLQQKLEMIRKLREEVDTIKVETMGLKEGMDRLSAEKEAIRAQLSLAESQLQGRRRGAQFKQEK; the protein is encoded by the exons atgccatttctcGAGGAATGGAACATAAAGCGTAAGTATACTTCTGTTGTTTTGTCCCTTCATTTCTTTCTCACTAATatccccttttgtgatgcagtggttccttggatgcccg gcctAAGCAAAGATGTGGTTTTGAGGCCCCCGTCTGGTAAGGAAGAGACGTCGGCCCTGGTCCCGAAACCGGTGAAGGACCataagaggaaaagggcctctacttccgAGGATCCACAACCTAAGACAAGGGCGGCTCGTAAACCGAGGAAGAATATCATCTTTTTGACCGAAGAGTCGGTTCGGTGTCTAAgggataaagaagaagaagaagaagaagaagaagaagaagaagaagaagaagaagaagaagaagaaaaaaaaaatgacggCTCTATTCTGGTGACCCGAgcgaagaaaaccatcgatgccccaaaggtAGCTGGATCGATAGTGGTTTATGAAGCTCCACCTCGCACTGGGGgaatatcggagaaagattcgggcagagtccctGAATCGTTAGAGGTCGAGGATGCCTCTCACCGAATtcaacaaacg GCCTCAGTGGTTCATCGAGAAGAATGTTCTCGATCTCGAGCTGAACTGAGTCGGTACGAGGCCGGCCTCCGAAGAGTCACTAAAGAGAAAAACGCCCTTAAACTCTTCTGCG GATCGGAGGCTAATATTTTGATCTTACAACTGCAGCAGAAGCTTGAAATGATtaggaagcttcgtgaggaggttgaCACAATAAAGGTGGAGACCATGGGGTTgaaagaaggtatggatcgcCTTTCTGCAGAGAAAGAGGCTattcgagcccaattatcattggccgAGAGTCAACTTCAAGGAAGAAGGAGAGGAGCTcagttcaagcaagaaaaatag